One region of Miscanthus floridulus cultivar M001 chromosome 19, ASM1932011v1, whole genome shotgun sequence genomic DNA includes:
- the LOC136527280 gene encoding uncharacterized protein, which translates to MVFPPPPKPSIRLHYTRRAQRIGTMNPDTQLLLKEIQKLSVEQATIQKQLSDQKDLLERRFVEADENLDKRFKDADAVVEQSIIDSELRHDARLITIEKAATNLTSWRQEHEGIVDDLRLRIGKLDKYWNRSVIETAAAHTEPTIFTEPLVKSEQHAAPASAGYMADRPSGHRVEPHHRENEFGVVITYTHSPVTGMDTPSDNPPKIHGTAYDLVMSRNRPPEHHHNPTGKLPKMSFPTFDGADLKLWITCAEDYFAMYSIDPSVWIQCTRMQFLGPAKRWIQSVTNELKTMKWFAFCQALHTRFDRDQHEFLLRKMNRIHQISSVQDYVDRFFELVDQLKAYDSSTSALHYITRFLDGLHSDIRAVILVQHPDSLDTAYTLALLQGEAAESSRKREFKQWNPRGGYQRGEHPQAADMDKPVVMIGIYYNRRRPISG; encoded by the coding sequence ATGGTTTTCCCACCACCGCCCAAGCCTTCGATTCGCCTCCACTACACCCGACGAGCACAGCGGATCGGCACCATGAATCCCGACACGCAACTTCTGCTAAAGGAGATCCAGAAGCTCTCCGTCGAGCAGGCCACCATCCAGAAGCAGCTCTCCGACCAGAAGGACCTCCTTGAGCGCCGATTTGTCGAAGCGGATGAGAACCTGGACAAGCGCTTCAAGGACGCCGACGCTGTGGTTGAGCAGAGCATCATCGACTCCGAGCTCCGCCACGACGCCCGTCTCATCACCATCGAGAAGGCCGCGACCAACCTCACCTCATGGCGTCAGGAGCACGAGGGCATCGTCGACGACCTCCGCCTCCGCATCGGCAAGCTTGACAAATACTGGAACCGGTCGGTGATTGAGACCGCCGCTGCTCACACCGAGCCAACCATCTTCACCGAGCCGCTGGTCAAATCGGAGCAGCACGCCGCACCAGCATCTGCGGGCTATATGGCTGATCGGCCTAGCGGGCACCGCGTCGAACCTCACCACCGGGAGAATGAGTTTGGGGTTGTCATCACCTATACTCATTCCCCGGTCACGGGAATGGACACTCCTTCTGATAATCCTCCTAAGATTCATGGCACTGCATATGATTTGGTCATGTCGCGAAATCGTCCACCTGAACACCACCATAATCCCACCGGCAAGCTGCCCAAAATGTCCTTCCCAACCTTTGATGGCGCTGATCTTAAACTTTGGATTACATGCGCCGAGGATTATTTTGCGATGTATTCTATTGATCCTTCTGTTTGGATTCAGTGCACACGCATGCAGTTCCTTGGCCCAGCCAAGCGCTGGATCCAGTCTGTGACTAATGAACTAAAGACCATGAAGTGGTTTGCATTCTGTCAGGCGCTACATACCCGTTTTGATCGCGATCAACATGAGTTCCTCCTTCGCAAAATGAATCGCATTCACCAAATATCTTCTGTCCAAGACTATGTTGATCGCTTCTTTGAACTTGTTGACCAACTCAAAGCTTATGATTCTTCCACCAGTGCCTTGCATTACATCACTCGCTTCTTAGATGGCCTGCATTCAGACATACGTGCTGTCATTCTTGTTCAACACCCCGATTCCTTGGATACTGCGTACACTTTGGCATTGTTGCAAGGAGAAGCAGCGGAGTCCTCCAGGAAACGTGAGTTCAAGCAATGGAACCCACGGGGAGGCTATCAGCGCGGGGAGCATCCACAAGCTGCTGATATGGACAAGCCGGTTGTTATGATCGGCATCTATTATAATAGGCGCAGGCCCATTAGTGGCTAG